The proteins below are encoded in one region of Limnochorda pilosa:
- a CDS encoding glutaredoxin domain-containing protein — MAARRVELYMQPGCGDCFAAEQFLKARGVAFTEYDIRADEKARRRLVDDLGSRVTATLVIDGEVLRGFGANRQRAEELLVQG, encoded by the coding sequence ATGGCCGCACGTCGTGTGGAGCTCTACATGCAGCCGGGATGCGGCGACTGCTTTGCCGCCGAGCAGTTCCTGAAGGCTCGTGGCGTCGCGTTCACCGAGTACGACATCCGCGCGGACGAAAAGGCGCGCAGGCGCCTGGTGGACGATCTCGGCAGCCGGGTGACGGCGACGCTGGTCATCGACGGCGAGGTGCTGCGGGGCTTCGGCGCCAACCGCCAGCGCGCGGAGGAACTCCTGGTACAAGGTTGA